A window of the Brassica napus cultivar Da-Ae chromosome A2, Da-Ae, whole genome shotgun sequence genome harbors these coding sequences:
- the LOC106418424 gene encoding putative lipid-transfer protein DIR1 isoform X1 has translation MGMNNTRILITVLALVLTAAIMIQETKSIPLCNVDTNDLQKCRPAVTGNYPPPPTPACCTVAKTANLECLCPFLSRSGIDPSKLKALLANCGVNNPSCLP, from the coding sequence ATGGGTATGAACAATACAAGAATCCTCATCACAGTTCTTGCGCTGGTTTTAACCGCAGCGATAATGATCCAAGAAACTAAGAGCATTCCCCTATGTAACGTCGACACAAATGACTTGCAGAAATGTCGTCCAGCTGTCACTGGAAACTACCCTCCACCTCCGACTCCCGCCTGCTGCACAGTGGCCAAAACCGCGAATCTTGAATGTCTCTGCCCGTTCCTCTCCAGGTCCGGGATTGACCCATCAAAACTCAAGGCTCTTTTAGCCAATTGTGGCGTTAACAATCCCTCATGCTTGCCATA
- the LOC106418424 gene encoding putative lipid-transfer protein DIR1 isoform X2: protein MGMNNTRILITVLALVLTAAIMIQETKSIPLCNVDTNDLQKCRPAVTGNYPPPPTPACCTVAKTANLECLCPFLSRSGIDPSKLKALLANCGVNNPSCLP from the coding sequence ATGGGTATGAACAATACAAGAATCCTCATCACAGTTCTTGCGCTGGTTTTAACCGCAGCGATAATGATCCAAGAAACTAAGAGCATTCCCCTATGTAACGTCGACACAAATGACTTGCAGAAATGTCGTCCAGCTGTCACTGGAAACTACCCTCCACCTCCGACTCCCGCCTGCTGCACAGTGGCCAAAACCGCGAATCTTGAATGTCTCTGCCCGTTCCTCTCCAGGTCCGGGATTGACCCATCAAAACTCAAGGCTCTTTTAGCCAATTGTGGCGTTAACAATCCCTCATGCTTGCCATAG
- the LOC106389823 gene encoding probable serine/threonine-protein kinase WNK11 (The RefSeq protein has 2 substitutions and aligns at 99% coverage compared to this genomic sequence) — protein sequence MVLPCASSESESLDKDSEPFVETDPTGRYGRYDELLGSGAVKKVYRAFDQEEGIEVAWNQVKLRCFSDDAAMLERLYSEVRLLKSLKNTNIIALYKVWRDERSNTLNFITEICTSGNLREYRKKHRHVSMRALKKWSKQILKGLVYLHTHDPCIIHRDLNCSNVFVNGNIGQVKIGDLGLAAVVGKNHLAHSILGTPEFMAPELYEEKYTELIDVYSYGMCVLELVSLEIPYSECDSVAKIYRKVSSGVKPEALNKVKDLEAKAFIEKCIAPKKLRPSAAELLRDPFFDGIVDEEEEEENNDNGGTGRVVS from the exons CTTCCTTGTGCGAGCTCCGAATCAGAGTCCTTAGACAAGGACTCTGAGCCTTTCGTGGAAACAGATCCGACCGGTAGATACGGCCGTTACGACGAGCTACTCGGCTCAGGCGCAGTTAAAAAAGTCTACAGAGCCTTTGACCAAGAGGAAGGCATTGAGGTCGCGTGGAACCAAGTCAAGCTGAGATGTTTCTCCGACGACACAGCTATGCTCGAGAGGCTCTACTCTGAGGTCAGGCTGCTCAAGAGCCTCAAGAACACTAACATCATCGCCTTGTATAAGGTCTGGAGAGACGAGAGGAGCAACACTTTGAACTTCATCACCGAGATATGTACCTCTGGGAATCTGAGAGAGTATAGGAAGAAGCATAGGCATGTGTCTATGAGAGCTTTGAAGAAGTGGTCTAAGCAGATACTCAAAGGGTTGGTTTATCTCCATACCCATGATCCTTGCATCATCCATAGAGATCTCAACTGCAGCAACGTTTTCGTCAATGGAAACATCGGCCAG GTCAAGATTGGTGATCTTGGTTTAGCTGCAGTCGTGGGGAAGAATCATTTAGCTCACTCGATCCTCGGGACACCAGAGTTCATGGCGCCTGAGCTATACGAGGAGAAGTACACGGAGTTGATTGACGTGTACTCTTACGGAATGTGTGTTTTGGAGCTTGTGTCGCTGGAGATTCCATACAGCGAATGCGACAGCGTGGCCAAGATATACAGAAAGGTGAGCAGTGGAGTCAAACCAGAGGCTCTGAACAAAGTAAAGGATCTAGAAGCTAAGGCCTTTATTGAGAAGTGCATTGCGCCAAAAAAGTTGAGACCTTCTGCAGCTGAGCTTCTTCGTGACCCGTTCTTTGATGGGATagtggatgaagaagaagaagaagaaaacaatgaCAATGGTGGAACTGGTCGTATTGTGTCTTGA
- the LOC125583790 gene encoding putative lipid-transfer protein DIR1: protein MGKNITNILTQSTVIAMVLTAAIMVKEVTSLTICQIDINDMQKCRPAVTGVNPPPPVSECCVVVRSANLECFCRFKFYLPILGIDPSNVAALVAKCGVIAIPPSCRV from the exons ATGGGGAAGAACATTACCAATATCCTTACGCAATCTACAGTTATTGCAATGGTTTTAACCGCTGCAATAATGGTGAAAGAAGTTACAAGCCTTACCATTTGCCAAATCGACATAAACGATATGCAGAAATGTCGTCCAGCCGTCACTGGAGTCAACCCCCCGCCTCCAGTCAGCGAGTGCTGCGTAGTGGTCCGATCCGCTAATTTGGAATGCTTCTGCAGATTCAAGTTTTATCTCCCAATTTTAGGGATTGATCCATCTAACGTTGCAGCTCTTGTAGCCAAATGTGGCGTTATAGCAATCCCTCCTAGTTGCCGAG TTTGA
- the LOC106418417 gene encoding putative lipid-transfer protein DIR1 translates to MGKNNARILITVLAMVLTAAMMIQEAKSIPLCKVNTNDLQKCRPAVTGNYPPPPTPACCTVAKTANLECLCPFLSRSGIDHAKLKALFANCGVNNPSCLP, encoded by the coding sequence ATGGGTAAGAACAATGCCAGAATCCTCATCACAGTTCTTGCGATGGTTTTAACCGCAGCAATGATGATCCAAGAAGCTAAGAGCATTCCCCTCTGTAAAGTCAACACAAATGACTTGCAGAAATGTCGTCCAGCGGTCACTGGAAACTACCCGCCACCTCCGACTCCCGCCTGCTGCACAGTGGCCAAAACCGCGAACCTTGAATGTCTCTGCCCGTTCCTCTCCAGGTCCGGGATTGACCATGCAAAACTCAAGGCTCTTTTTGCCAATTGTGGCGTTAACAATCCCTCCTGTTTGCCATG
- the LOC106389834 gene encoding kinesin-like protein KIN-12F, protein MKSPAKIGESRILGNISTSSIRNLLPRSIYAKQKSIQSQSFRSNDENAPPCDPNAVTPRNDLQLKNKSPQKVFPSALPEEHTQILKVGPNTYSEDKDDTVPKSPSKFEGRSVLATRSNSMDNEIIEEDDELGDQIRELKEELIRTKSDGYKPDGSKSGGYFARESLSQLRMSINKSLVMSSDNKEEDDCDDDDDVMELNKHVEKYCDADDLRDSVQSSFASASCCEAESMSGDEICSEDVEIHKECAFSESVGSGISISLPHQTRVLEEPILSESPKLRNFRKSVAASTKFQASARNVTESSNKKSLNPTDSLAASLQRGLQIIDTHQRSSLSNRSSVSFSFGHLSLKPCDEAEILSASVKSLQEDRPKEGGSSILLCLSCRQKLDQEAEGGCTDEKHLKNICAEQATKIEQLTCLLDQYKNNTIQEPSKLMNTNDGGDKTNQLSEKEALLKEIAELKSKLQPTKSTENLRSSLLLRSFQMRKSTDLTRNTENNSDGLEEERERWTEMESEWISLTDDLRLDIDNHRRHAEDLEIELRKEKTASEELNDALGRAMLGHSRFIEQYTELQENYDELVERHNVTLAGIVDVKKAAAKAAVKGRHGKSFAKAFSAELTAIRAEKEKEREFLKKENKGLKIQLRDTAEAVQAAGELLIRLREAEQYVQSSEERFSLLEEENAKLKMQMEKLKGKHKTEMSTMKQYLAESKLPGSALQPWFTGNEDHLSEDRTGLVKENEEHGSEQRTGVVSYDDYADDQAWRAEFGAIYQDHQY, encoded by the exons ATGAAGTCCCCAGCGAAGATCGGAGAGTCTCGAATCTTAGGAAACATCTCGACTTCCTCTATCCGAAACCTCCTTCCCAGATCCATCTACGCCAAGCAGAAATCAATCCAAAGTCAGAGCTTCAGATCCAACGACGAGAACGCGCCTCCCTGCGACCCAAACGCAGTCACTCCTCGTAACGATCTtcaattgaaaaacaaatctcCTCAAAAAGTGTTTCCCTCAGCTCTCCCCGAAGAACATACTCAG ATTCTCAAAGTGGGACCAAACACTTACTCTGAAGACAAGGATGATACTGTTCCAAAATCTCCTTCCAAG TTTGAAGGCAGGAGTGTACTAGCTACAAGATCTAACTCAATGGATAATGAGATTATAGAGGAAGATGACGAATTGGGTGACCAGATCCGTGAACTAAAg GAGGAACTAATCAGAACCAAGTCTGATGGGTACAAACCTGATGGAAGCAAGAGTGGTGGTTACTTTGCTAGGGAGAGCTTGAGTCAGTTGAGGATGAGCATCAACAAGTCTTTAGTCATGTCGTCTGataacaaagaagaagatgattgtgatgatgatgatgatgtgatgGAGCTGAATAAACATGTTGAGAAGTACTGTGACGCTGATGACTTGAGGGATTCAGTGCAGTCCTCCTTTGCTAGTGCTTCGTGTTGTGAAGCTGAGTCAATGAGCGGAGATGAGATCTGTTCTGAAGATGTTGAGATACACAAAGAGTGTGCCTTTTCTGAATCTGTGGGAAGTGGGATTTCAATCAGTTTACCTCATCAGACTCGTGTTCTCGAAGAGCCAATTTTGTCTGAATCTCCAAAGCTTAGGAACTTCCGCAAGAGCGTGGCTGCGTCTACAAAGTTTCAAGCAAGTGCTAGGAATGTAACCGAGAGCTCCAACAAAAAGTCTTTGAATCCAACGGATTCTCTAGCCGCAAGTCTCCAGAGAGGACTTCAGATTATAGACACTCACCAAAGGAGCTCTTTATCAAACAGATCTTCTGTTTCTTTCTCGTTTGGTCATCTTTCTCTGAAGCCTTGCGATGAAGCCGAGATTCTCAGTGCCTCGGTTAAATCGTTGCAGGAAGATAGACCAAAAGAAGGTGGTTCATCGATCCTCCTCTGCCTTTCTTGCAGACAGAAACTTGACCAAGAAGCTGAG GGAGGATGCACAGACGAGAAGCATCTCAAGAACATATGTGCGGAGCAGGCTACCAAAATTGAGCAGCTAACTTGTTTG tTAGACCAATACAAAAACAACACTATACAAGAGCCTAGTAAG CTAATGAATAccaatgatggaggagataagACAAACCAGCTAAGTGAAAAGGAAGCTCTTCTAAAGGAGATTGCAGAGCTTAAGAGCAAGCTACAGCCTACTAAATCAACAGAGAACCTGAGGTCCTCTCTGCTATTGCGGTCCTTTCAAATGAGGAAAAGCACTGATCTAACGAGAAACACTGAGAACAACAGTGATGGTCTAGAGGAGGAACGTGAAAGGTGGACAGAAATGGAGAGTGAGTGGATATCTTTAACAGACGATCTAAGACTGGATATCGATAACCACCGTAGACACGCGGAGGATTTGGAGATAGAGCTCAGAAAAGAGAAAACGGCTTCGGAGGAGCTAAACGACGCTCTTGGTAGAGCCATGCTTGGTCACAGTAGGTTCATCGAGCAGTACACTGAGCTCCAGGAGAATTATGACGAGTTAGTTGAGAGGCATAACGTGACGTTGGCAGGAATAGTTGATGTGAAGAAAGCAGCGGCTAAAGCTGCAGTGAAAGGTCGTCATGGGAAGAGTTTTGCCAAAGCCTTTTCAGCTGAGCTTACTGCTATTAGAGCTgagaaggagaaagaaagagagttcTTGAAGAAGGAGAACAAGGGACTTAAGATTCAGCTGAGAGATACCGCTGAAGCTGTCCAAGCTGCTGGAGAGTTACTAATCAGACTCAGAGAAGCTGAGCAATATGTACAATCCTCTGAG GAACGTTTCAGCTTACTTGAAGAAGAGAATGCAAAGTTAAAGATGCAGATGGAGAAGTTAAAGGGCAAGCACAAGACAGAAATGAGCACAATGAAGCAATATCTTGCAGAAAGCAAATTGCCAGGGTCTGCATTACAGCCATGGTTCACGGGGAATGAGGACCATTTATCAGAAGACAGAACCGGTTTGGTCAAGGAGAATGAAGAACATGGGTCAGAACAGAGAACCGGTGTGGTCAGCTATGACGATTATGCAGACGATCAGGCATGGAGAGCTGAGTTTGGTGCCATATACCAAGACCATCAGTATTGA